Proteins found in one Crassostrea angulata isolate pt1a10 chromosome 3, ASM2561291v2, whole genome shotgun sequence genomic segment:
- the LOC128178391 gene encoding UDP-galactose transporter senju-like gives MGLFSGDLFPTKISFIIFISYMGLFINQGILVTASKNKNNTYSYNTVTVVLLTELLKLVVSTVVYLKDNPVSSYFSEIYKHRSVLLYYFVPAALYCLYNNLQFVNLATYDPTTYYLLLQFRVVVTGVVFQVIFSKKLNRNQWISLIFLTFGCIIKEYGHDSKASSDSASTASPLAAYLNPHLLLIMVQVFSSCFAGVYNEYLLKDKGVDVHIMLQNVFMYLDSIVCNAVVLGFKGELSTAFTPQNISAILHPGVLIIVVNNAAIGIVTSLFLRNLNSILKTFASALELMFTAVLCWMIFGIAIDIYTVIAIFIVSAATVLYAQKPVVNLAKTDMQPQSDAQKESV, from the exons ATGGGGTTGTTTTCCGGAGATTTGTTTCCAACGAAAAtaagttttataatatttatctcGTATATGGGATTGTTTATAAACCAAG GTATTTTGGTGACTGCTTCTAAAAACAAGAATAACACCTACAGTTACAATACTGTCACAGTCGTCCTGTTGACAGAACTCCTGAAGCTGGTTGTTTCTACTGTTGTGTATCTGAAAGA taaTCCTGTGTCTAGCTACTTTTCAGAAATCTACAAACATAGAAGTG TGCTGCTGTACTACTTTGTCCCGGCTGCTTTGTATTGTTTGTACAACAACCTACAGTTTGTAAACTTGGCAACCTATGACCCCACAACCTATTACCTTCTTCTACAGTTCAGAGTGGTTGTAACGGGAGTGGTATTTCAG GTAATATTTAGTAAGAAGTTGAACAGGAACCAGTGGATCTCGCTGATTTTCCTAACCTTTGGTTGTATCATCAAGGAGTATGGCCATGACAGCAAAGCGTCGTCCGACTCCGCCTCCACCGCCAGTCCCCTCGCCGCGTACCTTAACCCCCACCTTCTCCTCATCATGGTCCAGGTGTTCAGCTCCTGTTTCGCTGGGGTATACAATGAGTACCTGCTGAAAGACAAAGGGGTGGATGTCCACATCATGTTGCAAAACGTCTTTATGTATCTGGACTCCATCGTATGTAATGCTGTAGTGTTAGGATTCAAGGGAGAGCTTTCCACTGCGTTCACGCCCCAAAATATCTCCGCCATTTTACATCCGGGAGTGCTGATCATTGTTGTAAATAATGCGGCCATTGGGATTGTTACCAGTCTGTTCCTTCGTAACTTGAATTCTATTCTAAAGACTTTTGCCAGTGCACTTGAACTAATGTTCACGGCTGTGCTGTGCTGGATGATTTTTGGCATTGCTATAGACATTTACACTGTAATTGCCATTTTCATAGTTTCTGCTGCTACAGTATTGTATGCTCAAAAACCAGTTGTGAATCTTGCCAAGACTGACATGCAACCACAGTCTGATGCTCAGAAGGAATCTGTGTAG